The Mycolicibacterium smegmatis genome has a window encoding:
- a CDS encoding keratin associated protein has product MSIKVHALTLLGAGAGALAVGLAPVAQAAPTGPTCTDQGNSTLCQSNGNAQVTANPPAVDYQAQYPFFGGYALLFHHGGGHR; this is encoded by the coding sequence ATGAGTATCAAAGTTCATGCATTGACACTGCTGGGCGCGGGTGCGGGAGCGCTTGCGGTCGGTCTGGCACCCGTGGCGCAGGCAGCGCCCACCGGACCGACCTGCACCGATCAGGGAAATTCGACGTTGTGCCAGTCCAACGGCAACGCGCAGGTGACGGCGAACCCGCCGGCAGTCGACTATCAGGCCCAGTACCCGTTCTTCGGCGGGTATGCGCTCCTTTTCCACCATGGCGGTGGCCACCGGTAG
- the ccsB gene encoding c-type cytochrome biogenesis protein CcsB, which produces MNTEHIDIGLARYSDWAFTSSVLVLVGALLLLAVEMAYSRSRRVESRELVGAGGPSVVGADSATPGVVVESPKRPFDERVGKTGLALTYVGIGLLLVCIVLRGVSTSRVPWGNMYEFINLTCFCGLVAAAVVLRRPQYRTLWVFVLVPVLILLTVSGRWLYTNAAPVMPALQSYWLPIHVSVVSLGSGVFLVAGVASILFLLKMSPLGQPQEGRDSVWARIIDRVPDAQTLDRIAYRTTIFAFPVFGFGVIFGAIWAEEAWGRYWGWDPKETVSFIAWVVYAAYLHARSTAGWRDRKAAWINVVGFVAMVFNLFFINLVTVGLHSYAGVG; this is translated from the coding sequence ATGAATACCGAGCACATCGATATCGGGCTGGCCCGGTACTCCGACTGGGCGTTCACGTCCTCGGTGCTGGTGCTGGTGGGTGCACTGCTGCTGCTCGCCGTCGAGATGGCGTACAGCCGCAGCCGCCGCGTCGAGTCCCGTGAGCTGGTCGGGGCGGGCGGGCCCTCGGTGGTCGGCGCCGACAGCGCGACCCCCGGCGTCGTCGTGGAGAGCCCCAAGCGGCCGTTCGACGAGCGGGTCGGCAAGACCGGTCTGGCACTGACCTACGTCGGTATCGGTCTGCTGCTGGTGTGCATCGTGCTGCGCGGCGTGTCCACCTCGCGCGTGCCGTGGGGCAACATGTACGAGTTCATCAACCTGACGTGCTTCTGCGGGCTGGTGGCCGCCGCGGTCGTGCTGCGCAGGCCGCAGTACCGCACGCTGTGGGTGTTCGTGCTCGTGCCGGTGCTGATCCTGTTGACCGTCTCGGGCCGCTGGCTCTACACCAACGCCGCCCCGGTGATGCCCGCGCTGCAGTCGTACTGGCTGCCCATCCACGTGTCGGTGGTGAGCCTGGGCTCGGGTGTGTTCCTGGTGGCGGGCGTCGCGAGCATCCTGTTCCTGCTGAAGATGTCGCCGCTGGGCCAACCGCAGGAGGGGCGTGACAGCGTGTGGGCGCGGATCATCGACCGCGTGCCCGACGCGCAGACGCTGGACCGGATCGCCTACCGCACCACGATCTTCGCGTTCCCGGTGTTCGGCTTCGGCGTCATCTTCGGCGCGATCTGGGCCGAGGAGGCCTGGGGCCGCTACTGGGGCTGGGACCCCAAGGAGACCGTGTCGTTCATCGCGTGGGTCGTGTACGCGGCGTACCTGCACGCCCGCTCGACCGCGGGGTGGCGTGACCGCAAGGCCGCCTGGATCAACGTCGTCGGTTTCGTCGCGATGGTCTTCAACCTGTTCTTCATCAACCTGGTCACCGTCGGCCTGCATTCGTACGCGGGAGTCGGCTGA
- a CDS encoding cytochrome c biogenesis CcdA family protein: protein MTGFAEIAAAGPVLLALGVSVLAGLVSFASPCVVPLVPGYLSYLAAVVGVDDDPVRTGGERVALRSARLRVAGAAALFVAGFTVVFLLGAVAVLGMTTTLIANQLLLQRIGGVVTIVMGLVFVGFIPALQRQARFTPRQLSTVAGAPLLGAVFALGWTPCLGPTLTGVIAVASATDGATVARGVVLVLAYCLGLGIPFVLLALGSARAVQGLGWLRRHTRTIQIFGGVLLILVGAALVTGLWNEFVSYVRDAFVSDVRLPI, encoded by the coding sequence GTGACCGGATTCGCCGAGATCGCGGCGGCAGGACCGGTTCTGCTCGCCCTGGGCGTGAGTGTGCTGGCCGGCCTGGTGTCGTTCGCCTCGCCGTGCGTCGTGCCGCTCGTGCCCGGCTACCTGTCGTATCTGGCCGCGGTGGTCGGTGTCGACGACGATCCCGTGCGCACCGGCGGTGAGCGCGTCGCGCTGCGCTCGGCACGGCTGCGGGTCGCGGGTGCGGCGGCACTGTTCGTCGCCGGGTTCACCGTGGTGTTCCTGCTGGGTGCGGTCGCGGTGCTCGGCATGACCACCACCTTGATCGCCAATCAGCTTCTGCTGCAACGCATCGGCGGTGTCGTCACGATCGTCATGGGCCTGGTGTTCGTGGGCTTCATCCCGGCGCTGCAGCGGCAGGCGCGGTTCACCCCGCGCCAATTGTCGACGGTCGCGGGCGCACCGCTGCTGGGTGCGGTGTTCGCGCTCGGTTGGACGCCGTGCCTGGGGCCGACGCTCACCGGCGTCATCGCGGTCGCCTCGGCCACCGACGGCGCCACGGTCGCGCGCGGTGTCGTGCTGGTGCTGGCCTACTGCCTGGGGCTCGGCATCCCGTTCGTACTGCTCGCGCTGGGCTCGGCGCGCGCCGTGCAGGGTTTGGGCTGGCTGCGCAGGCACACCAGGACCATCCAGATCTTCGGCGGCGTGCTGCTGATCCTCGTCGGCGCGGCCCTCGTCACGGGCCTGTGGAACGAGTTCGTGTCCTACGTGCGCGACGCCTTCGTCAGTGATGTGAGGCTCCCCATCTGA
- a CDS encoding MinD/ParA family ATP-binding protein codes for MSASSEHPVPDSVDVPAPEHPAAETPEAPSVFAPVPGFRGQQRFSDPAQAGVSTPLPAEWTAPTPPHGIPVSAPQTAQTPPQNSHQPMASGLPPLPPAPLTPPAAAAEQPPADFATPYEDLTTTALLGRRKSPPTAGWRRWLYLASFKQVNVGESPKVTHRQSLVSQVSHPLQGCYRIAVLSLKGGVGKTTITATLGSTFASIRGDRVIAVDANPDRGTLSQKVPLETAATVRHLLRDAEGIERYSDVRAYTSQGPSRLEVLASESDPAVSEAFSSEDYLRTLEVLERFYSLVLTDCGTGLIHSAMSAVLSKADVLIVVSSGSVDGARSAAATLDWLDAHGHQDLVRNSVAVLNAVRPRAGKVDLSKVVDHFSRRCRAVRLVPFDPHLEEGAEISLDRLKPKTREALLELAAVVAGDFGSDRTGALGGADSAGSRRIADPRV; via the coding sequence GTGTCCGCATCATCCGAACACCCGGTACCCGACTCGGTGGACGTGCCTGCGCCGGAGCATCCGGCGGCCGAGACACCCGAGGCGCCATCGGTTTTCGCGCCCGTCCCGGGTTTCCGCGGACAGCAGCGCTTCAGCGATCCCGCGCAGGCCGGTGTCAGCACACCGCTGCCCGCGGAGTGGACGGCGCCGACGCCTCCGCACGGCATCCCCGTGTCTGCGCCCCAGACGGCGCAGACACCGCCCCAGAACTCACACCAGCCGATGGCGTCCGGGCTGCCGCCGCTGCCACCGGCGCCGCTCACGCCGCCGGCCGCGGCGGCCGAACAGCCGCCCGCGGACTTCGCCACACCGTATGAGGACCTGACCACCACGGCGCTGCTCGGCCGGCGCAAGTCCCCGCCGACGGCGGGCTGGCGCCGCTGGTTGTATCTCGCGTCGTTCAAACAGGTCAACGTCGGTGAGAGCCCCAAGGTCACGCACCGCCAGAGCCTGGTCTCCCAGGTGAGCCACCCGCTGCAGGGCTGCTACCGCATCGCGGTGCTCTCGCTCAAGGGCGGTGTCGGCAAGACCACGATCACCGCGACGCTGGGGTCGACGTTCGCCTCGATCCGCGGGGACCGCGTCATCGCGGTCGACGCCAACCCCGACCGCGGCACGCTGAGCCAGAAGGTGCCGCTGGAAACCGCCGCGACCGTGCGCCACCTGCTCCGCGACGCCGAGGGCATTGAACGCTACAGCGACGTGCGCGCGTACACCTCGCAGGGCCCGAGCCGGCTGGAAGTGCTGGCGTCGGAAAGCGATCCGGCCGTGTCCGAGGCGTTCAGCTCCGAGGATTACCTGCGGACGCTCGAGGTGCTGGAGCGGTTCTACAGTCTCGTACTCACCGACTGCGGCACCGGGCTGATCCACTCGGCGATGTCGGCGGTGCTGTCCAAGGCCGACGTCCTCATCGTGGTCAGCTCGGGCTCGGTGGACGGTGCGCGCAGCGCCGCGGCCACCCTGGACTGGCTCGACGCGCACGGCCATCAGGACCTGGTGCGCAATTCGGTCGCGGTGCTCAACGCGGTGCGCCCGCGGGCAGGCAAGGTGGACCTGTCGAAGGTCGTCGATCACTTTTCGCGGCGGTGCCGTGCGGTGCGGCTCGTGCCGTTCGATCCGCATCTGGAAGAGGGTGCCGAGATCAGCCTCGACCGGCTCAAGCCGAAGACACGCGAGGCTCTTCTGGAATTGGCGGCCGTGGTGGCCGGTGATTTCGGGTCCGACCGCACCGGCGCGCTCGGGGGAGCCGATTCGGCAGGGTCGCGTCGGATCGCCGATCCGCGCGTCTGA
- a CDS encoding DUF4229 domain-containing protein has protein sequence MVADVLAYVAARLVLVAVLAAVIYVVGRMVVGDFPIVVALLFSFVIALPLGIWVFKPLRLRATASIAEFDERRRKDRADLQARLRGDDPK, from the coding sequence ATGGTTGCCGATGTGCTCGCATACGTCGCGGCCCGGCTGGTTCTCGTCGCGGTACTCGCCGCGGTGATCTACGTGGTGGGCCGGATGGTCGTCGGTGACTTCCCGATCGTGGTGGCTTTGCTGTTCTCGTTCGTGATCGCGCTGCCTCTGGGCATCTGGGTGTTCAAGCCGCTGCGTCTGCGTGCGACGGCCTCCATTGCGGAATTCGACGAGCGCCGGCGCAAGGACCGTGCGGATCTGCAGGCGCGGCTTCGTGGCGACGACCCCAAGTGA
- a CDS encoding histidine phosphatase family protein: MRHGEVHNPAKVLYGRLPGYHLSERGRAQARSAADWLAGRDIVYLVASPLERAQETAAPIAESHGLSIDTDDDLIESWNTFEGQKVAPGDGALRDPRNWPRLRDPRKPSWGEPYHEVAARMMAALHRARLKAAGHEAVCVSHQLPVETLRRAMTGRKLAHLPLPNSRLCNLASITSFTFDDDRLIRWGYSEPWGI; the protein is encoded by the coding sequence ATGCGCCACGGCGAGGTGCACAACCCCGCCAAGGTGCTCTACGGGCGGCTGCCCGGCTATCACCTGTCCGAGCGTGGCCGTGCGCAGGCGCGGTCCGCTGCCGACTGGCTGGCCGGCCGCGACATCGTCTACCTCGTCGCGTCACCGCTGGAGCGCGCACAGGAGACCGCGGCGCCCATCGCCGAGAGTCACGGCCTGTCGATCGACACCGACGACGACCTCATCGAGTCGTGGAACACCTTCGAGGGCCAGAAGGTCGCGCCGGGTGACGGCGCGCTGCGCGATCCGCGCAACTGGCCGCGCCTGCGCGATCCCCGCAAGCCGTCGTGGGGTGAGCCGTACCACGAGGTCGCGGCACGCATGATGGCCGCGCTGCACCGCGCCCGGCTCAAGGCCGCGGGGCACGAGGCGGTGTGCGTGAGCCACCAGTTGCCGGTCGAGACGCTGCGGCGCGCGATGACGGGCCGCAAGCTCGCGCATCTGCCGTTGCCGAACAGCAGGCTGTGCAATCTGGCGTCCATCACGTCGTTCACGTTCGACGACGACCGGCTGATCCGCTGGGGATATTCGGAGCCCTGGGGAATCTGA
- a CDS encoding aminotransferase class V-fold PLP-dependent enzyme, with translation MRAAFGAEFVGAEGFLNSATYGLPPQFLVDALDTHIRQWQSGTLDAASFDEPVRRARAGYAALTGVPTESVVLAGSTSAALGLVAASVPDGSRVAVVTGEFTSTSFPFAAQAGRGVTVTEVAPDRLPDAAAEHDVVVGSLVQSADGALLDLEGVREAVAGTETRVVIDVTQAAGWKRLDLGWVDVTVASGYKWLLAPRGIAWMSLSDRVAARMTPHAANWYAGDRPWDSIYGLPLRLSGEARRFDVSPAWFAALGAGLTLPWLASLDPVAVEAHAVGLANRLRHELELAPQDSAIVSIPITGAEERLRQAGIRAAVRAGAVRVGFHLYNTEDDLERLLHALGDNR, from the coding sequence ATGCGGGCGGCTTTCGGCGCTGAATTCGTGGGCGCGGAGGGATTCCTGAACTCCGCGACCTACGGTCTGCCGCCGCAGTTCCTCGTCGACGCCCTGGACACCCACATCCGTCAGTGGCAGTCCGGAACGCTCGACGCCGCGTCGTTCGACGAACCGGTGCGCCGCGCGAGGGCTGGGTATGCGGCCCTGACCGGTGTGCCCACCGAATCGGTCGTCCTGGCGGGGTCCACCTCGGCCGCGTTGGGTCTGGTCGCTGCGTCCGTCCCCGACGGCAGCCGTGTCGCGGTCGTGACGGGTGAGTTCACCAGCACATCGTTCCCGTTCGCCGCGCAGGCCGGGCGCGGGGTCACCGTCACCGAGGTGGCGCCCGACCGGTTGCCCGACGCGGCCGCCGAGCACGACGTCGTGGTGGGCAGCCTCGTCCAGTCCGCCGACGGTGCTCTGCTGGACCTCGAGGGCGTGCGTGAGGCCGTGGCGGGCACCGAGACTCGCGTGGTGATCGATGTCACACAGGCCGCGGGCTGGAAGCGTCTCGACCTGGGCTGGGTCGACGTGACGGTGGCCTCGGGGTACAAGTGGCTGCTGGCACCGCGGGGCATCGCGTGGATGTCGTTGAGCGACAGGGTGGCTGCGCGCATGACGCCGCACGCGGCGAACTGGTACGCGGGGGACCGACCGTGGGACTCGATCTACGGCCTGCCGTTGCGGTTGTCCGGCGAGGCGCGCCGCTTCGACGTGTCGCCTGCCTGGTTCGCGGCCCTCGGCGCCGGGCTCACCCTGCCGTGGCTGGCGTCGCTGGATCCGGTGGCCGTCGAGGCGCACGCGGTGGGCCTGGCGAACCGCCTGCGCCACGAACTCGAACTGGCGCCGCAGGATTCGGCCATCGTGTCCATTCCGATCACCGGTGCCGAGGAACGTCTGCGGCAGGCCGGAATTCGCGCCGCGGTCCGCGCGGGCGCGGTGCGCGTGGGCTTCCACCTGTACAACACCGAGGACGATCTCGAGCGCCTGCTGCATGCCCTGGGGGATAACCGGTAG
- a CDS encoding LytR/AlgR family response regulator transcription factor, translated as MMRCLIVDDSASFRTAAATMLDSGGVEVVGVASNSAEAMVFCRELQPDVVLVDIALGAESGFELTEKLLDELGPRPPAVILISTYDEQDLSEMIASSPAVGFVPKFALSVPAIQNLLATI; from the coding sequence ATGATGCGTTGTCTCATCGTCGATGACAGTGCGAGTTTTCGCACGGCTGCCGCCACGATGCTCGACAGTGGCGGGGTCGAGGTCGTCGGCGTCGCCTCCAACAGTGCCGAGGCGATGGTGTTCTGTCGCGAACTGCAGCCCGACGTGGTCCTGGTTGACATCGCGCTGGGCGCAGAGAGCGGGTTCGAGCTCACCGAGAAACTGCTCGACGAACTCGGGCCGCGGCCACCCGCGGTGATCCTGATCTCGACGTACGACGAGCAGGACCTGTCGGAGATGATCGCATCGAGCCCCGCTGTCGGATTCGTACCGAAGTTCGCGTTGTCGGTGCCCGCGATCCAGAACCTGCTCGCCACCATCTGA
- a CDS encoding GAF domain-containing sensor histidine kinase — MNVTGAADRPSEHRRESAGARLLGLVLRPTAPPLKIGIAVALGCIAAESLLVHFMQKVAPESTFGTVFLLGVLVVSAGWGMRLSVATSLLSALVYVHFHMETHGALMPIYSEDIASIAVFIPVALLANILVGQARLRTAEAEQRTVEADRAAAAAQEAQKLIEASHAEVSELAAQQAALRRVATLVARGSPPEEVYPAAVDELAAGFGLDHVALLLFPGDGTSTVLASRDATGAPKFPVGERIPLDGDTVTTLVARTGAPARVDDYAVVGGAGAARIREVGIRSAVGAPILVDGRVYGVLLVGSSQPFEFPADTEVRVGDFADLVGTAITNAETRAALTASRARIVTAADQARRRFERDLHDGAQQRVISLGLGLRAVEASVPDDQLELRLQISRVVDGLSSLSTELQEFSRGIHPAILSKGGLGPALRALARRCPVPVDLEVDLPEPVPESVGVAAYYVVAEALTNAAKYAEAQAIVITATLGDDTLDLMIDDDGVGGAVAGGGSGLIGLKDRVEALSGELTITSPSGVGTTITARIPLHHD, encoded by the coding sequence GTGAATGTGACTGGTGCAGCCGATCGACCCTCTGAGCACCGCCGCGAGTCGGCAGGTGCGCGCCTTCTTGGGTTGGTGCTGCGGCCCACCGCGCCACCGCTCAAGATCGGGATCGCGGTGGCGCTCGGTTGTATCGCCGCCGAGAGCCTGCTGGTGCACTTCATGCAGAAGGTGGCCCCCGAGAGCACGTTCGGCACGGTGTTCCTGCTCGGCGTGCTCGTGGTGTCGGCCGGCTGGGGCATGCGCCTGTCGGTCGCGACGTCGCTTCTCTCGGCGCTGGTCTACGTGCACTTCCACATGGAGACCCACGGCGCGCTGATGCCCATCTACTCCGAGGACATCGCGTCGATCGCCGTGTTCATACCGGTGGCACTGCTCGCCAACATCCTCGTCGGGCAGGCACGGCTGCGGACCGCCGAAGCCGAGCAACGCACCGTCGAGGCCGACCGTGCGGCCGCGGCGGCACAGGAAGCGCAGAAGCTGATCGAGGCCAGCCACGCCGAGGTCAGTGAGCTGGCGGCACAACAGGCCGCGCTGCGCAGGGTCGCGACCCTGGTGGCGCGCGGGTCTCCGCCCGAGGAGGTCTATCCCGCGGCGGTCGACGAACTCGCGGCCGGTTTCGGCCTGGACCACGTGGCGCTGCTGCTCTTCCCCGGCGACGGCACCTCTACCGTGCTGGCATCACGCGACGCCACAGGCGCACCGAAATTCCCTGTCGGCGAACGTATCCCGCTCGACGGGGACACCGTGACCACGCTCGTCGCGCGCACCGGCGCACCCGCGCGGGTCGACGACTACGCCGTCGTCGGGGGCGCAGGAGCGGCACGGATCCGCGAGGTCGGGATCCGCTCGGCCGTCGGCGCGCCGATCCTGGTGGACGGACGGGTGTACGGCGTGCTGCTCGTGGGTTCGTCGCAGCCGTTCGAGTTCCCTGCCGACACCGAGGTCAGGGTGGGCGACTTCGCGGATCTCGTCGGCACCGCGATCACCAACGCCGAGACCCGCGCGGCCCTCACCGCGTCGCGCGCCAGGATCGTCACGGCGGCCGATCAGGCGCGGCGCCGGTTCGAGCGCGACCTGCACGACGGCGCACAGCAGCGCGTCATCTCGCTGGGGCTCGGACTGCGTGCCGTCGAGGCTTCCGTGCCCGACGATCAACTCGAGCTGCGCCTGCAGATCAGCCGCGTGGTCGACGGTTTGTCGTCGTTGTCCACCGAACTGCAGGAGTTCTCCCGCGGCATCCACCCGGCGATCCTGTCCAAGGGTGGTCTGGGGCCCGCACTGCGGGCGCTGGCCCGCCGCTGCCCCGTGCCGGTCGACCTCGAGGTTGATCTTCCCGAACCGGTGCCCGAATCCGTCGGCGTCGCTGCGTATTACGTCGTCGCCGAGGCGCTGACCAACGCCGCGAAGTACGCCGAGGCCCAGGCCATCGTCATCACCGCCACGCTGGGCGACGACACCCTGGACCTCATGATCGACGACGACGGCGTGGGCGGCGCGGTGGCAGGCGGCGGGTCGGGCCTGATCGGGCTCAAGGACCGCGTCGAGGCGCTGTCGGGCGAGTTGACCATCACCAGCCCGTCCGGGGTCGGCACCACGATCACGGCGCGAATCCCGTTGCACCACGACTGA
- a CDS encoding TlpA family protein disulfide reductase, with product MQSWVARVVGVTLAALFAVLTGALAGCSTGDDAVAQGGTFEFVAPGGKTDIFYDPPQSRGRPGTLAGPLLTDPSKTISLDDFAGEVVVVNVWGQWCGPCRAEITQLQEVHNATKDKGVAFLGIDVRDNNRDAAVDFVKDRNVTFPSIYDPPMRTMIAFGGKYPTTVIPSTVVLDRQHRVAAVFLRELLAEDLEPLIERLLAEPAEPGEPAVSKEQRP from the coding sequence ATGCAGTCGTGGGTCGCCCGTGTGGTGGGTGTGACGCTGGCGGCGCTGTTCGCAGTGCTGACGGGTGCGCTCGCCGGTTGCTCGACGGGTGACGATGCGGTGGCCCAGGGTGGCACGTTCGAGTTCGTCGCCCCGGGCGGCAAGACTGACATCTTCTATGATCCGCCCCAAAGCCGCGGCCGCCCAGGCACATTGGCCGGACCCTTGCTCACCGACCCGTCGAAGACCATCTCGCTCGACGATTTCGCGGGCGAGGTCGTGGTGGTCAACGTGTGGGGTCAGTGGTGCGGGCCGTGCCGCGCGGAGATCACGCAGCTGCAAGAGGTCCACAACGCCACCAAGGACAAGGGCGTGGCGTTCCTCGGCATCGACGTGCGCGACAACAACCGCGACGCCGCAGTCGATTTCGTGAAGGACCGCAACGTCACGTTCCCGTCGATCTACGACCCGCCCATGCGCACGATGATCGCGTTCGGCGGCAAGTACCCCACCACGGTCATCCCGTCCACGGTGGTGCTGGACCGTCAGCACCGCGTGGCGGCGGTGTTCCTGCGTGAACTGCTCGCCGAGGATCTCGAGCCGCTCATCGAACGTCTGCTCGCCGAACCGGCTGAGCCCGGCGAGCCCGCGGTGTCGAAAGAGCAGCGGCCGTGA
- the resB gene encoding cytochrome c biogenesis protein ResB, translating to MTSSPRADTELPENPPDAAGLRVLGRRIWAPIRNTWRTLTSMGTALVLLFLLALGAIPGALLPQRSLNESKVDEYLATHPTLGPWLDRLQAFDVFSSFWFTAIYVLLFISLVGCLTPRMIEHVRSLRAVPVAAPRNLGRLPKHHEAQVQADAAELAESVTQRLRGWRTVTRENVGVTEISAEKGYLREFGNIVFHFSLLGLLVAVAAGKLFGYEGNVIVIADGGPGFCTASPAAFDSFRAGNTVDGTSLHPMCIRVNNFDADYLPTGQALSFAADIDYQAGDDLSTDTWRPYRLEVNHPLRVGGDRVYLQGRGYAPSFTVTFPDGQTRSQTIQWRPEEQITFLSSGVVRIDPPAGTYPDPDERRKHQIAIQGLFAPTKQLDGTLLSSSFPALNDPAVAVDIYRGDTGLDTGRPQSLFSLDPRLIGQKRLTKVARVNLEEGQETRLDDGTVVRFDGAKPFVNLQVSHDPAQVWVLVFAMTMMAGLLVSLVVRRRRVWVRIEPAGAGTVSVEFGGLARTDNSGWGDEFERLTERLLEGRTEATESAEEKKA from the coding sequence ATGACGTCTTCCCCGCGAGCAGACACAGAACTACCCGAAAACCCGCCGGATGCGGCAGGTTTGCGTGTGCTCGGCAGAAGGATCTGGGCCCCGATCCGCAACACGTGGCGCACGCTGACGTCGATGGGCACCGCGCTGGTGCTGCTGTTCCTGCTCGCGCTGGGCGCCATCCCCGGGGCCCTGCTGCCGCAGCGCAGCCTCAACGAATCCAAGGTCGACGAGTACCTCGCGACGCACCCGACTCTCGGGCCCTGGCTGGACCGTCTGCAGGCGTTCGACGTGTTCTCCAGCTTCTGGTTCACCGCGATCTACGTACTGCTGTTCATCTCGCTGGTGGGCTGCCTGACCCCGCGGATGATCGAGCACGTCCGCAGCCTGCGCGCCGTGCCGGTCGCCGCTCCGCGCAACCTGGGCCGTCTGCCCAAGCACCACGAGGCGCAGGTGCAGGCCGATGCGGCCGAACTCGCCGAGTCCGTCACGCAGCGGTTGCGGGGCTGGCGCACCGTCACCCGCGAGAACGTCGGGGTCACCGAGATCTCCGCGGAGAAGGGCTATCTGCGCGAGTTCGGCAACATCGTCTTCCACTTCTCGCTGCTGGGCCTGCTCGTCGCGGTCGCCGCGGGCAAGCTGTTCGGCTACGAGGGCAACGTGATCGTCATCGCCGACGGCGGTCCCGGTTTCTGCACGGCCTCACCCGCGGCGTTCGACTCGTTCCGTGCGGGCAACACCGTCGACGGCACATCGCTGCACCCGATGTGCATCCGCGTCAACAACTTCGATGCGGACTACCTGCCGACCGGGCAGGCGCTGTCATTCGCCGCCGACATCGACTACCAGGCCGGCGACGACCTGAGCACCGACACGTGGCGGCCGTACCGCCTCGAGGTCAACCATCCGCTGCGCGTCGGCGGGGACCGCGTGTACCTGCAGGGCCGCGGCTATGCACCGTCGTTCACCGTCACGTTCCCCGACGGCCAGACCCGCAGCCAGACCATCCAGTGGCGCCCCGAGGAACAGATCACGTTCCTGTCCTCCGGCGTCGTGCGCATCGATCCGCCCGCGGGCACCTACCCGGATCCCGACGAACGCCGCAAGCACCAGATCGCGATCCAGGGCCTGTTCGCGCCCACCAAACAGCTCGACGGCACGCTGCTGTCCTCGAGCTTCCCGGCGCTCAACGATCCGGCCGTCGCCGTGGACATCTACCGGGGCGACACCGGCCTCGACACGGGGCGGCCACAGTCGCTGTTCTCGCTGGACCCGCGGCTGATCGGGCAGAAGCGGCTGACCAAGGTCGCGCGCGTGAACCTCGAAGAGGGACAGGAGACGCGCCTCGACGACGGCACCGTCGTGCGGTTCGACGGCGCGAAGCCGTTCGTCAACCTGCAGGTGTCCCACGATCCCGCCCAGGTGTGGGTGCTGGTGTTCGCGATGACGATGATGGCGGGACTGCTGGTGTCGCTCGTGGTGCGCAGGCGCCGGGTCTGGGTTCGGATCGAACCCGCAGGTGCGGGTACCGTGAGCGTCGAGTTCGGCGGGCTGGCCCGCACGGATAACTCCGGGTGGGGAGACGAGTTCGAGCGGTTGACCGAGCGGCTGTTGGAAGGCCGCACCGAGGCGACCGAATCGGCCGAAGAGAAGAAGGCGTGA